GTGATCTTCGCCTTCTCGTCGCTGTTCGCGGTGATCGATCCGCTGGGATGCATCCCGTTCTTCAGCGGCCTGACCTCGGACCTGGGCCGCGCCCAGCAGCGCCGCGTGCTGCTGCGGGCGCTGGCGGTGGCCTTCTGCGTCCTGCTGGTCTTCACCCTCTTCGGCCACGCTTTGCTGAACCTGTTCGGCATCACCATCGAGGCTTTCCGGATCGCCGGCGGCGTGATCTTCTTCGGGATCGGCCTGGACATGCTGCAGTCCAAGCCGCAGCGCTGGCGCACGGGCATCCGCAAGGCCTACGCCCGGGACCAGGAGGAGCACGAGGACGTGGAGGACGAGGATCCGTCCGTCACGCCCCTGGCCATCCCGTTGATCGCCGGACCGGGGTCGATCACCACGGTCATGGTGCTGGCGAGCGAGGCGCCGGCCGGCCCGCTGGCCAAGCCGCTGATCCTGGGCTCGGTCCTGGCCATACTGCTGATCACCGGGGCGATCCTGATGGGAGCGGACCTGGTCATCCGCCGGGTCGGGCGCACCGGCCTGCGTATCGTCGAGAAGCTGATGGGACTGCTGGTGACCGTGATCGC
The DNA window shown above is from bacterium and carries:
- a CDS encoding MarC family protein encodes the protein MGTAAFVIFAFSSLFAVIDPLGCIPFFSGLTSDLGRAQQRRVLLRALAVAFCVLLVFTLFGHALLNLFGITIEAFRIAGGVIFFGIGLDMLQSKPQRWRTGIRKAYARDQEEHEDVEDEDPSVTPLAIPLIAGPGSITTVMVLASEAPAGPLAKPLILGSVLAILLITGAILMGADLVIRRVGRTGLRIVEKLMGLLVTVIAVQLIIDGFTPVIRNLID